One Anoplopoma fimbria isolate UVic2021 breed Golden Eagle Sablefish chromosome 2, Afim_UVic_2022, whole genome shotgun sequence DNA window includes the following coding sequences:
- the chrna3 gene encoding neuronal acetylcholine receptor subunit alpha-3, translated as MSQLVKVDEVNQIMETNLWLRHIWNDYKLRWNPKDFGGVEFIRVPSNKIWKPDIVLYNNAVGDFQVDDKTKALLRYNGDVTWIPPAIFKSSCKIDVTYFPFDYQNCTMKFGSWTYDKAKIDLVLIGTTINLQDFWESGAWTIIDAPGYKHDIKYNCCEEIYTDITYSLYIRRLPLFYTINMIIPCLLISFLTVLVFYLPSDCGEKITLCISVLLSLTVFLLVITETIPSTSLVIPLIGEYLLFTMIFVTLSIVITVFVLNVHYRTPKTHTMPCWVRTVFLGLLPRVMFMTRPERDPEKVAAAVDVQTMHSRPCVIHSSGTLKKKHKPQALASSVVSSLTNRQRLFNNTELSNLNNLSGNPAKGAGSALFCCEGRCNCCWHQRSSKLPADSGGGSGGLGSLGALTCGSAVGVGAESQCSSSESVEGGIISLLPISPEVQEAIESVKYIAENMRLQNEAKEVQDDWKYVAMVIDRIFLWVFVLVCILGTAGLFLQPLLLWDDI; from the exons ATGTCACAGCTGGTCAAAGTG gATGAAGTCAATCAGATCATGGAGACAAATCTGTGGCTGAGACAC atctGGAATGACTACAAACTCAGATGGAATCCAAAGGATTTTGGAGGCGTGGAGTTTATCCGAGTACCATCAAACAAGATATGGAAGCCAGACATTGTGCTCTACAACAA tGCAGTCGGAGATTTCCAGGTTGATGACAAAACGAAGGCCCTCCTACGTTACAATGGTGATGTGACCTGGATTCCTCCTGCCATATTCAAGAGCTCCTGCAAGATTGACGTCACTTACTTCCCCTTCGACTACCAAAACTGCACCATGAAGTTCGGCTCCTGGACGTACGACAAGGCCAAGATCGATCTGGTGCTTATTGGCACAACCATAAACCTCCAGGACTTCTGGGAGAGCGGCGCGTGGACGATCATCGACGCCCCTGGTTACAAACACGACATTAAGTACAACTGCTGCGAGGAAATCTACACGGATATTACTTACTCTTTGTACATTCGCCGTCTGCCACTTTTCTATACCATCAACATGATCATCCCCtgcctcctcatctccttcctcACCGTGCTCGTCTTCTACCTGCCATCTGATTGCGGAGAAAAAATCACTCTTTGTATCTCCGTCCTGCTGTCTTTAACTGTCTTCCTCCTTGTCATAACAGAGACCATCCCCTCCACCTCGCTAGTCATCCCCCTGATTGGCGAGTACCTCCTCTTCACCATGATCTTTGTCACCCTCTCTATTGTtatcactgtttttgtgttgaaCGTCCACTACCGCACACCAAAGACCCACACTATGCCCTGCTGGGTGCGTACTGTGTTCCTGGGGCTGCTGCCCAGGGTGATGTTCATGACCCGGCCAGAGAGGGACCCTGAGAAGGTGGCGGCGGCCGTCGATGTTCAGACGATGCATTCAAGGCCCTGTGTCATTCATTCGTCAGGTACCTTGAAGAAGAAGCACAAACCTCAGGCCCTGGCCTCTAGCGTGGTGTCCAGCCTGACAAACCGCCAACGTCTTTTCAACAACACAGAGCTCTCAAACCTCAATAACTTAAGTGGAAACCCGGCCAAAGGTGCGGGCTCAGCGCTCTTTTGCTGCGAAGGCCGCTGCAACTGCTGCTGGCACCAGAGATCCAGCAAACTGCCTGCAGACTCTGGGGGAGGGAGCGGGGGACTGGGCAGCCTCGGGGCGCTGACTTGTGGCAGTGCTGTTGGGGTCGGAGCGGAGAGTCAGTGCTCCAGCTCCGAGTCTGTGGAAGGAGGAATAATCTCCCTGTTGCCGATCTCCCCTGAGGTCCAGGAGGCTATTGAAAGTGTCAAATACATAGCAGAGAACATGAGATTACAGAACGAAGCAAAAGAG GTTCAGGATGACTGGAAGTACGTTGCCATGGTTATCGACAGGATCTTCCTTTGGGTTTTTGTCCTTGTGTGCATCCTGGGAACAGCTGGCCTCTTCCTCCAGCCTCTATTACTTTGGGATGACATTTGA